The following is a genomic window from Armatimonadota bacterium.
GTGGTCTCACGCAGGCTTGACAAGGACGCCTGACGCCATGAGCAACCGGTTTCTCAGGTCTCCCCTCCTCAAGACGCTTTTGCCCGACTGGTATGTGTTCCATCAGCCCTGTCCGTATCCGCCAGGTCTTGATGGACTCCTTTTCGATGGCTTCATCGAACGGTTGAAGGACACCTTCGATGCGATGGTGAAAGGGGAATCACGTCGGGGTGGGCCTCAGGCCCGGCCATAATGCACCGTGACACGACGGACAAAGGAGATGCATCATGAAGCCGATCACGCGGAGAACCTTTATCAAGACCTCGATTGCGGGCGCCGGATGGGTGGTCGCAGGGCTTCCCTCCGCTAAGATCGTCGGAGCCAACGACGATCTGCGCGTGGCCGTCGTCGGATTCCACGGTCAGGGCAGGTCACACGTCGGGCGCTGGGTCGGCATGGAAGGCGTGCGCTTGGTAGCGCTGTGCGACGTGGACGAATCGGTCCTCAATGGCATGGCGGCTCAGCTAGATCAGAATAACATCAGCGTCGAGAAGTACACCGATGTGAGGAGGCTGCTCGAGAACGACGAGATTGACGCAATCAGCATCGCCACGCCGAACCACTGGCATTCGCTGATAACGATCTGGGCGTGCCAGGCGGGCAAAGACGTCTATGTGGAGAAGCCTTGCAGTCACAACGTGTTCGAGGGACGCAAGTGCGTGGAGGCCGCCAGGAAATACAACCGGATCGTGCAGCACGGCACGCAGAATCGTGCCAGCTCGGACTGGGCGCGACAGATCGCCGTAGCTCAGAGCGGCAAATACGGGAAACTCCTGGTGTCCAAGGGCTACTGCTGCAAGCCGCGGTGGAGCATCGGCTTCAAGCCGATCGAAGATCCGCCCGAGCATCTTCACTTCGATCTGTGGCTCGGCCCAGCGCCGATGCAGCCGTATCACGGTAATCTCGTCCACTATAATTGGCACTGGTTCTGGGCCACGGGAAACGGCGATATAGGCAATCAGGGGGTCCACCAGATGGATATCGCTCGCTGGGCAATCAAGGGCGCCACGTTGCCCAGAAGCGTTGTCAGCATGGGCGGACGCTGGGTCGATGGCCCTGATTTCAAGGACCAGGGCGAGACTCCCAACATGGAGCTATCCGTGTTCGATTTCGGGGAGTCGCTGCTGGTCTTCGAAACCCGAGGTCTGGTGGGTAACCAATTAGGCGGGGTTTATTCGAACAAGGTGGCCAACGAGTTCTATCTCGAGGAGGGTGCGATCAAGGACGGTCAGTTCTTTCCCAAAGGGAGCGACCAAGGCGAGCCGCTGGCGGAAGTGGACTACCACGTCTACCCCAACTGGATCTTCGGGAACTTCATTGACTGCGTTCGCAGCCGCAAGCAGGAGGAGCTGAACGCCGATATCCTGGAGGGCCACTACTCCAGCGCCCTCTGCCACCTCGGCAACATCCCGTATCGCGTGGGAGAAGACGTCCCCTTCGAGGAGCGTCCAACGATTTTTCAGGAAAACGAGATCGTGAGCGACAGCATGCGCACGGTCCTCGAGAATACGGAGGCCCTCGGCGTGAAGCCGGAAGAGGCCACTTATCGCTTGGGCCCGAAGCTCGAATTCGATCCCGAGGCGGAGCGGTTCGTCAACAACCCGCAAGCGAACCAGCTCCTCACGAGAGAGTACCGCGATCCCTTCGTCGTGCCCAACAAGGTGTAAGACGCGTCCGCGCATCAGATGAGTCCTAGGGGTTGCTGAAAGGCGGCTCTCGCCGGTCTCTTTCTCTGTCCGGGAGCGACTGTGGTCTCGCAGTCGCTCCCGACTGGACCACGCCAACGCGCGACCCGTTGGCCGTCACAGGCAATGCGACGCGTCCGTTGGTGAATCACGCGGGGTGGGTGTCCCTGCGGGTGCGTCGTGTCCCGTCCGCGCGAACTTGCGATTGTCCTCACGCCTCGCTACCAGGGCTTGTGTCTGAGGCGCTTTCCGCCGCGCCGTAATCGGTTCCCTGTGCAAGGAGGCGGCGGGTCGAACCAACATGCCGCCCAAACCGAGGAAATCCGGACGAGACCCAGGAGTGCGACGCGAGATCAGTTGGGCGGGCGGCCGCCACAACGTGGACACAGGGCAGGCCTCGGCATCAACCGCGACACCGTTTGCCGGCAAACGCATTGCCTGGTTGTCTGACCGCTTGTTGCCCCGACGGCTTCGTGGTACAATCAACCCGCGGAGGACGGGCATCGAAGCGCTTGTCCAAGCCGGGCTCCGGCCTGGCGCCTAAGCCGATCAGCGAGGCAGCGCGCGTGATGTGCTTGGCGCGCGCCGGGATCGGCCGCAATCCGAGGAATGCGCGGTGACGCTGCCCCCGGAAGGAGGTGAAGCAAGGCCGCTCGGGGCATCGTGAGCGTTATGGTTCGATCTGATCGGACTATCGCTTTCGCATCACGCGGAGGAGGGACACGATGCGAACGAACCGCGGTTTTACCCTGATTGAGCTGCTGGTGGTGATCGCGATCATCGCGATCCTGGCCGCCATTCTGTTCCCCGTGTTCGCCCGAGCGCGGGAGGCGGCGAGAAAAGCCACCTGCCTATCCAACCTGAAGCAGATCGCTCTCGCGGCGATCATGTACGCCCAGGACTATGACGAGGTGCTGCCTAGCGCCAACGGCACCGGCTACGAGTGTACGTCGCACGCGGTGGAACCGGGAAACTCCTACATCACGATAGATGACGCCAACACGGCCGGGCTCGGCAGCACGGACTACTGGCAGTTGGGAGACGCGTTGCTGCCGTACGTCAAGAGCGTTGATCTGTTCAACTGCCCTACGCTGATCCGACGTGACGACCAGCAGGTGGTCGAAATCGTGGTGTTGACCGCGGGCCCCGCAGTGGGCGCGCGCAAGTTCGGGTGCGCCGCTATCCCCCCGGGTGACAACGACCGCTGGGACTTCGTTGGCTCCTACTGGTGGGGCTGCTGTCACTATCCCTCCGGGCCCGGCGTCTTGGCGTCGGACTACTGTGAGGAGCTGGGGGCGGTCTGGGACGCCGCCGTCTGGCTTCTGGGTTACGTCGATGACACGGACGACCCGGCGGAGTACTGGGCGTGCGGCAACGCGGTGGGCAACTTCGACGACCCGGTGTGGAAGCCGATGGCTGGCTGCAAATCGTACGGTGTTCACGAAGGTTACGGCTACGACTACATCAACGACCACGTGATCCCCGTGGAGATGGGCGGCGACCCACCGACGATCCCGATCTGTATGCCCGTCGCGTTCGTGGACGGCCACGTCAAGTACTACCGTGGCAGCTTCTACGAGACGATGATGCTGATGACGCAGCCCAACGAGATCCAGTAGGACACGGGCTGGTGATTCGTGACGTGCGTTTCGCCGGTGTGTGAAGCTTGAGAAGGCCAGCCCGTCTGAGTTCGTCTCTGGACGGGCCGGCCTTCTCGCTTCGAGATGCCTCGCGGTCGGACGACGCCGCCCCGGTCAGCCAGCCGCAGGACGACGGCGCGGAACCGGGGCGACTTCCCTGTTAGTTTAGTCCAAGGTCAGGAGGGACGGCGATGTTTGCGACAAGACGGCACATCCTAGCGTTGCTCACTGCTGCGGCGTTCGTGTGTCTGAACTCATGGGGTGCGCGGGCAGAGGAATCGGCGCCGGTGGCCGCCGAGGACATGCTGGCGCAGTACGTGAACGCCCCGGATCCGACGTGTCGGTGGGAGAAGGGGCCCGCGGCGTGGGACGATACGGGATCGCTCAGCGACATCCTGCTGACTTCGCAGACGTGGCGCGGGATCACATGGAAGCACTTGCTGCGACTTGCCATACCCGCCGAGGTCAAGTATCCGGGCTGGATGCTGCTCTACATCACCGGCGGCTCCGGCGAGGCAAGGCCGGGGAGGCGGGAAGGCCAGGACGCCGAGGCGATCGCCATTGCTCGCGCGATCGAAGCGCCGGTGGCCGTGTTGTACCGCGTGCCCAATCAGCCTCTGTTCGACGGCATGGTCGAGGATGAGATTATCTCCTACACGTTCCAGAACTACATGATGGATGCCGACCCGACCTGGCCGCTCCTGTTTCCGATGACCAAGAGCGCGGCGCGAGCGATGGACGCCCTGCAACAATACGCCAAGCGGGAGTGGCAGCAGGAGATCCACAGTTTCGTGGTGTTCGGCCATTCGAAGCGGGGCTGGACGACGTGGCTGACGGCGGCGGCGGACCGCGGCAAGCGGGTCAAGGCAATCGCCCCCGCGGTGTTTGACAACCTCAACATACGCGAGCAGATGCCGCACCAGGTAGAGCTGTGGGGCGCGTATAGCGAGGAGATTGATGACTATTCGTCCAAGGGCCTGACTGAATTGCTCGACACGCCACGAGGTCGGATGCTGGTGACGTCGGTTGACCCCTACACCTTCAGGGCGAATCTAACCATGCCGAAGTTGATCCTCAACGGCTCCAATGACCCGTACTGGGCGACGGACGCCCTCAACTATTACTGGGATGACCTGGTGGGCCCGAAGTACGTGCTCTATGCGCCGAACCGCGGCCACGGGATCATGGGATCCGAGTGCGTCCCGAACACCCTTAGCGCCTTCTTCCGCACCGTGGCGGCGGGCAAGGCCATGCCGGAGATCTCCTGGACCAGACAGGTCGAAGGCGATACAGTAACACTCACCATCAAGGCCCCACAGGCAACCGGCGCGCGGGCGTGGGCGGCAACCGCCGATGATTTGGACTTTCGCCCTCAGACGTGGCGGTCAACCGAGATGGCGGGCGGCAACGGGGTCTTCACAGTCACCATCGCGCGGCCGGCGGACAAGAACATCGCAGTCTTCGGGGAGGCAGACTTCACGGCTGACGGTAGGGCCTTTACTCTGTCGACCCAGAATGCGATCCTGAAGAAGTAGTGTCGATCCTCAGCGTCCGCGGGGAATCTCTGACTAGGCCGGCCTGGTGTGGAGCGTCCGTGCTCCGACGCAACCGCCACGTCATGCATGCCGGTCGCTGCGCGGGCGCGATACGCCAAAGGCTTATTTACCCTTGCTCAGAGGACAGTAAGTCACATCCGTCCGAGGCGGACAAGTCCGGCGCGGACTGCTGAGTCACATCAGCCGGCGCATTGAAGTACACCTCAGGCGTCCCTGATCCCGCATCTCGTAGTTCCGGCGAGCTTGCGATAGTCATCACGCGCAACCACGTCGTCCGTGCCTGGAGTGCCGCTGTGCCGCGCCGGGACTGCCGGCGCTCTTTGGGCACAGGGATGCCCTTCGCCGCAGAGCAAGCGCTTCATTGCGGCACAGTCATTGAGGTACCAAGAGGACTGACTTCGGCGCGCATGGAATGGCCATCCGCCAAGTCGGAATCGCGCCATTGCGCTGACGGCCGACGGAGACAAGGCTGGTGAGAGTGTCGACGGTTGTTGCCGCCGTAGTGGTAGTCGCTTTGGCTGGAATCGTGTGTGCCCGTCAGGCGCCTGTGTACGGTCGGGCTGGCGCGGGCGGGGGCGCGTTCACTGGTGCGAGGATACCCCAGGGGCGCTCGATGATTCCGCGCCAGGCTTTGGATCGCCCGGCACCGCCATCACGTGCTGATTCCCCCAACGCCATGAGGAGCAATACGATGAGACTGCACGAGACACGCTGGAAGGTTGACGGCAGACCTGTGCTTGGCACTTACGCCGGCGGGCCGGACAAGCTGGAGGATCTTCGGCATATCCGCGACGCGGGAATGAACGTCGTGCTTGCCGGCGAGGTCGAGTTGAACCCCGAGACGCCCGCGGGCGCGTTCTGCCTCGACAACGGCATCAAGGTCATGCACCACCTGACCCAGTTTGTCTATCACGGAGTCAGGCTCCGCGATGCGATCACGGCGGATCAAACGACGATTCCGCTCTTCTTCGCCAGCAGCGTTCCGGGACGGAAATCGCGGGTCGTCCAGGTTGACGATGAGATGATCCACTACCAGCGCATAACTGAGGCGGGGCTTGAGGGTTGTCAGCGTGGGTATGGCGACACGAAGCCGGCCGCACACCGGGAGGGCATTATCCTGTTCTGGCCTGAGGCATGCGCGGCGGAGGTCGCGCGGGTGAAGGACTCGCCCAACCTCTGGGGCTACTACGTGCTCGACGACAGCCCGGGTGATGCCGCGTCGGCGCTGCGCGCGTTGTATCAGGTGGTGCAGAAGGTGGACCCCGGTGGTCGCCACCCGGTGTGCGCCGGGTTTGGCGATGCCGGTTCGGTTATCAACCTGGTGCCGGGCAGTTGCGACATCATGCTCATCTACTGGTATCCCGTAAGCAGGTCCGGATATGACCGCGAGCGCACGGCGGCGGAGGTGCAGCACATGCTGACCACCGCGCGCCGGCGGGTGCCGGGCATCGAGTTCATGGGCGTGTACCAGGCGTTCGACGGCGCCCCCGGCGGAACGGGGCAGGGGGTACCGACCGCTGACCAGCTTCGAGAGCAACTCGAGGACTTCATCCGCGAGGGCGCCTGCGGGCTCGTCGCCTTCATCACTCACGCGACGGGCCTGCCGGGCTGGGCCGACATGCCGGAGCTAAGATCCACCATCAAGCAGGCCAACCAGGAGATAGTGGCCACCGGGGGCCTAGAGGTGAGACCCGAGACGGATTCCATGAAGCGAAATCGCATTCAGCCCGAGGGGCACTGGGAGCACCCGCGGCCGGTGCCGGGCGTCGTGCCCGCCTGGTACGCTGTGGGGCCCTTCGAGGATACGGAAGGGAAGGTGCTTGACGCGGTCTTTCCCCCGGACCAGGGGATTGACCCGAACGGCGTCTACCCGGTGAAGTTCGGTTCGGCCACGTGGCGCGTACGCGAGACGACCTGCGGGGTGCTGGGCTTGTCCGACCTCTACGGGCACTTCGAGCACGGCCTGGAGTACGCATTCTGCGACGTGACCAGTCCACACGAACAGACGGTGCAGATGCGCGTTTGCTCGGATGATGACGCTGTAGTCCGTCTGAACGGGAAGGAAGTATATCGCTTCGACGGCAACCGGGGGCTCGAATACGACAAGGACACCGTCCGGATGACGCTGCCTGCCGGCACGTCGCGGATCGAGGCTAAGATCTACAATCGCGGAGGCATCTGGGGACTGATCATGCGGTTCACCGACCTAGATGGGCGGCCAGTCGAGGGGCTACAATTCTCGCCGGACGCCGGCTGAGGACGCCTTGTGCTTGCCACATCGCGATGACACATCCGTGATAAGGCTGGTTTCGTCAAGCGCTTGATGCGGTCAAATCAAAGAGTCAATCGGGCTGCACTCCCGGTGTCCCTGCTCTTGCATCTTGTGGCCCTGACGAGCTTGCGATAATCCTCGCGCCTGGCCACAAAGGTCCGTCCCTCAAGTGGTTTTCGGCGCGCCAAGATGGGCTTTCTGTGGGCGCGCACGGCCATGATGTACCGGCCTCATGGGCGCCTGACCGGCACAGACGGTCTCACGTGGGCTTGATCGGTGCATCCGTTCCGAAAGACGGCGAGGACATTCAGGAATTGATGTCAGGCGTGTGCGACTGTGCATCGCTCTGGGAGACCGCCTACCAGTTGAACCTTTTCGCGAAGTCCGCGTCTTTCTAATTGAGAGGAAACCGAGGAGGCATCGTTGTCTTCAAGTAGAGATCTGGTACGAACCGAGCTCCTCGCCATCCGATACGCGCGAGGAGACGATGAAGCCATGGGTGAGCTGGCCTCAATCTGGCAGAACCCCCTCTACTACTACGTACGGCGTCTTGCTCGAGACGAAGAGGACACCTTGGACATTATGCAGGACACGTGGGTGCTGGTCATTCGGAGATTCAGGCAGCTGCGGAACCCGGCCGCCTTCCCCGCGTGGCTCTTCAAGATCGCTCGGAATGTCGCACACAGCCATACCCGCAAGAGCCGGCGCCAGGAAATCGGTGCTGAGGACGAACCCGTACCCCAAAGGATGCAGGAAGAAAGCAGCGACCCGCTGGCCGAATTCACCGCGGAAGACGTTCATCGCGCACTGGGAAAACTCACTATGGCACACCGCGACTGTCTCACGCTACACTTCATTGAAGGGTTTTCACTCCTGGAAGTGAGCCAGATCGCGGGCGTCCCGCTCGGGACAGTCAAGTCGAGGCTCTACCATGCCAAGAAATGCCTTCGTCGCGCACTGGAAGAGGAGGTCAACCGAGATGAATGACACAGAGCGGAGGGAGGACATTCTGCAACTCGACGCGATCCCGGCAGATCTCAGAGACAGACTGCGACGGCAAGTCATGGGCATGCTCCACCAACCCTTGAGCCTATGGGAACGATTGCTGCTTGCCTGGGTTGCCGTGTTGATGGTGGGCCTCGCGGTTTTCTGCGCTCTGATGCTGTTTAGAACCGACTTGGCTGCATCGCAGCGCTTCTACCTGGTTGTGACGCTGCCGCTTGCTGGCGTGGTCGCCGTCTGGTCCTTCCACACACTGAGGCGAGGCACCCGTCGCCCGATGAAGGACGATGTACTTGTCGAAGGTGCGGCATGGCTGTTTTTCGTGATCGTCGTGTGCTGGGAGCTCATCACTGGCCGCGGGGAAAGTGCGGTCGTGGCGATTATAGTGGCCATTGTCTTGGTTGGCTTCCCTATTACGTGGGGCCGCGTAAGGACGTCGGAGCTGCGCATCCGTGAGACAGTATTGCGTATCGCATTACATTCCCTGGACAGTGGGGGAAACGCCGACCGAGGAGCCAGGCAATATGGCAAGAGCAACACGGAGACACCGAGAGACGCGGCATAGGTTCGGGTTGGCCCGCGCGTACTTGTCAGCCCCGCTTGACCCCTGTCCCCCCGACCCCCCGAAGAATGCCGTCAGGGCGAATCCTGGCGGTCTGATCGCCTTTGGTTCCGCCGCTCAGCCCTGCTATCCTGTATTGTATGGACTTCGTGGGCAATCTGTTCTCGGACGTCTCTCGTGTACCGGCCTCACGGGCGCCTGACCGGCACTTGTGGTCCAGACGAGCTTGCGATAGTTCTCACGCCTGGCCACAAAGGTCCGTACCTGCAGCGCGTTTCGGCGCCTCAGCATCCCCTCCCGGCGGCGGAGTCGAGCAGGAACACTCGCCCTGCTTGCCCAAAATGGCTAGGGCCGTTGCGCGGCCATCCCGGCGCCAAAGGCGCTCAGGGACTGTAGCACTCTGTGCATTCCGACAGCGGCGAGAACACGTACCTGCTGCGCGCAACACGCGGGCAGGTTCACACCACAAAGGGGAGCGTGCGATGCGAATACTACTGCGATTGGCGGCCTGCGCGGCCCTTCTGGCAGCCTGCCTGGGGATGGCGCAGGGCAGTCTCATAGACGAGAGCCTGCAGGCGCTGCGTGCCGGGCCCGACCCCGGGGATCACTTCTCGTTCGTGGTGGTGGCGGACACCCACGCCGGGCTGACACCGGACGAGAGCGTCACGCTGCGGGCGAACATGCGCGAGATCGCCCTGCTCCGCCCGGAGCTGGTGCTCGCCGCGGGCGACCTCATCAAGGGCTCGGCCATCGACACCCTGGACCGGGAGTTCGCCCAGGCCTGGTCCGACAGCAAGCTCTGCGGCGCCCCGTTCTTCCCCGTCCCCGGCAACCACGACACCGCCGGCCCGGAGACCTCCGCCCTCTGGGAGAAGCTCTACGGCCCGCTCCGCTATTCCTTCGACCGGGGCAATGTCCACTTCGTGGGGCTCAACACCATGGAGGCCGGCGGCCTGCAGTCTCCGGCCGTGCTCGCCTGGCTCGAGGCCGACCTCGCCGCCGCCACGGCCAAGCATGTCGTCGTCTTCCAGCACGACCCGGGCTGGGCCCGCGACTGGCCCCGCTGGCAGCCCATCCACGATATCCTGCGCCAGTACCCGGTGCGGCTGGTGGTGGCCGGGCACTGGCACAGCTACCACAAGTTCGACCCCGTGGACGGCATCCACTATCTGGTCATCCCCGCCGTGAACGGCATCACCCCCCAGGTGACCCCCGCGCAAATGGAGGAAGGCCGTTTCTCCGGCTACCTGCTGGTCAACGTGCGCGGGGACGAGATCTCCTACGCTCCCATCCGCGCCGGCAGCATCTACCCGCCCGATGTTTCGCTGATGCGTAACACGCTCGAGCGCGAGCGGCTGCGCCGGCAGGCGGTGCAGGCCCCGGTGATCGGCTACACCTTCGGCCGCCCCGTCCAGCGAGCCATCCGGGTGAAGATATCCAACCCCTACCCCAAGCCCCTCGCATCCACGCTCACCTGGGAAACCGAGGGCAAGTGGCAGATCACGCCGCGCTCCGCCAAATACCTGGCGCCCGCCAATGGCGACACCTCCCTCACGTTCGCGGTGCGCGCTCCGGCGGACGGCGTGATGTACCCCACGCCCGTCTATTCCACCGAATACCTCTACGGCCCGGATCAGGCGAAGAAGCTGCTCGTGCGCGGCCGGCTGGAGCTGCGGCCGTCGTTTGCCGTGGTCAAAGCCGCCCGCCCGGTCGTGGTGGACGGCAGGCTCGACGAGTGGCGGGGCGTGCCCGGCGCACCGCTAAGGTATGCATCGCGCATTAGCATCACGGAGGTGGACAACCTCTCCGCCGAGGTGCAGTGGCAGTGGGACGAGAGCAAGCTCTACCTGGCGGTGACCGTGCGGGACAACGTCTTCTACCAGCCCTACACCGGCGACGGGGTGTGGCAGGCCGACTGTCTGGAGATGACCTTCGACCCGGCGGCCGACGGCAACGCCCAGGGCCACCGCGGGGACGACAGCGACTTCAGCATGGCCCGCGTCACCGATGGCTGCCAGGCCTGGGTTGCCCGTTCACCGGACGGCTTCGAAGGCGTGGCCCAGGATATCCCGCTGGCCGTGGAGCGCAGCGGCAACTACACCCTGTACGAGTTCGCCATTCCCGCCTCCCGGCTGGGCCTTACTGGCCTGGAGGCAGGCAAGCACGTCGGCCACAGCCTGGCGGTACAGGATCTGGACGGCAACGTCCCGGGCAAGCGGCACTGGTGGGTGGAGTTGCTGCCCGGGGTCGGCGGGGGCTCGTACCCGTGCCCGCTCTTCGAACTGGTGCTCAAGTAGGAATCAAGGTAGCGCAGGCGTCCCGCCCGCGAGGCTCTTGGGCGCGCGGTTCGCAACGGCGCGGTGTGTCCCGGGGATTGTTGTCCCTGGCAAGTGGCAATGAGGCGCCTCTACGGGTGCTCCAGGCTTGCTTCGGATCTGCTCACATGGCCCCACCTGGCGCCGGTCAGGGGTGAATGAGACCATCGGGCGGTCGCTCAACAAGCTTGGTGCGACGACAGATGGTCGCCTCGACATGACGAGTTCGACGCCAGGGCCATTGCAGCAGGGAAGCAACTGCTTAGGGATAATACCGCCCTGGAGGCGTGCGCACTTGGGCGCTGGAAGGAGCACGGGTGATCGAGGTCAGGGAACTGGGGCCTGAGGCGACGGGGCAAATCGACCTAATCCCTATCAGCTTCCGGGTCGAGTCGGTCCTCGATGTCGAGGAGATCGATGGCGGCCTCGGTGGGCTGCTTCTGAGAGAGAGGAAGCTGGACCAACCATATGTGAAGGACTACGACAGCGACGAGGATGAGAGGCCCACCCGATGGGCGGGCCGGTTCGACGTCTCGAACTGGGGCTTCTTCTTCGCACTCAGCGGGGACGACCCGGTAGGGGCAGCTACCACAGCATTTCGTTCCCCGGGCGTGCACATGCTTGAGGGAGCTGCTGACCTCGTCGTGCTGTGGGACATCCGTATGCACCCGGACTGGCGGAGGCAAGGTATTGGCAGCAAGCTGTTCGAGCGCGTGGTGGACTGGGGCCGGCGGCAGGGCTGTCGGCAGCTGAAGATCGAGACGCAGAATATCAACGTGCCTGCATGCCGGTTCTACGCAAGTCGTGGCTGCCGCCTGGAGGCGATCATCCGCCGCGCGTACCGGGAACCGCAGGTCGCGCACGAAGCGATGCTGCTCTGGTATCTCGATCTCTGAGCGCCCGTTGGGAAACTGAGACAGCCGTGAGCCGGCACCCAGGGCGGCCCGGACCGCGGAACGGAGAATCGTACGTCGCCTCGGAGGGGGACTAGCATCGAGAGTGGTAACGTTCAGGGGGCAGGTCACTGCCCCGCCAAGGAGGAAGCAATGGTAACAACGTTTCGTAAGATCTGCATAATGACGTGCGCGGTCGGACTGATCCTCTCTGCCATCGCCGTCGCAGAGGAGCTCAAACCCATCGAGCTTCCCAAGCCTCGTACCGAAGGCGGCATGCCCCTGATGGAGGCCTTGAAGGCGCGGCAGACTAACCGGTCATTTAGCCCGCAGAAGCTGCCGGAGCAGGTCCTCTCGGATCTCCTCTGGGCGGCGTGCGGGGTCAACAGGCCCGATGTGGGAAAGCGCACCGCACCCAGCGCGATGAACTGGCAGGAGGTCGATGTCTACGTCGCCTTGGCCGACGGGGTCTACCTCTACGACACGAAGGCTCACCGGCTGGAGCCGGTGTTGGCCGACGACCTCCGCGTCATGACGGGAACCCAAGGCTTCGTGAAGGATGTGCCGGTCAACCTGGTGTACGTGGCGGATCTAGCGAGGATGAAGGGAGCGAGCGACAGGGACAAGGTCTTCTACTCCGCCGCCGACACAGGCTTCATCGCTCAGAACGTCTATCTCTACTGTGCCTCAGAAGGCTTGGCGACGGTGGTGAGAGGCTTGGTCAACAGGCCCGCCCTGAAGGATGCTTTCAATCTGCGCCCAGACCAAGAGGTCATCCTGGCGCAGTCCGTAGGCTATCCCAAGGAGTCAGAGTAGCGTTCGTCGTTCCTTGCCAAGATCCGATCCGCAGCCCGAAGGATACGAAGCAAGCTCAGAGGTGCCGGTCATCAGCGTTGATGGGACGAATCGGGGGGTGAACTAAGGCA
Proteins encoded in this region:
- a CDS encoding Gfo/Idh/MocA family oxidoreductase, which translates into the protein MKPITRRTFIKTSIAGAGWVVAGLPSAKIVGANDDLRVAVVGFHGQGRSHVGRWVGMEGVRLVALCDVDESVLNGMAAQLDQNNISVEKYTDVRRLLENDEIDAISIATPNHWHSLITIWACQAGKDVYVEKPCSHNVFEGRKCVEAARKYNRIVQHGTQNRASSDWARQIAVAQSGKYGKLLVSKGYCCKPRWSIGFKPIEDPPEHLHFDLWLGPAPMQPYHGNLVHYNWHWFWATGNGDIGNQGVHQMDIARWAIKGATLPRSVVSMGGRWVDGPDFKDQGETPNMELSVFDFGESLLVFETRGLVGNQLGGVYSNKVANEFYLEEGAIKDGQFFPKGSDQGEPLAEVDYHVYPNWIFGNFIDCVRSRKQEELNADILEGHYSSALCHLGNIPYRVGEDVPFEERPTIFQENEIVSDSMRTVLENTEALGVKPEEATYRLGPKLEFDPEAERFVNNPQANQLLTREYRDPFVVPNKV
- a CDS encoding DUF1559 domain-containing protein; protein product: MRTNRGFTLIELLVVIAIIAILAAILFPVFARAREAARKATCLSNLKQIALAAIMYAQDYDEVLPSANGTGYECTSHAVEPGNSYITIDDANTAGLGSTDYWQLGDALLPYVKSVDLFNCPTLIRRDDQQVVEIVVLTAGPAVGARKFGCAAIPPGDNDRWDFVGSYWWGCCHYPSGPGVLASDYCEELGAVWDAAVWLLGYVDDTDDPAEYWACGNAVGNFDDPVWKPMAGCKSYGVHEGYGYDYINDHVIPVEMGGDPPTIPICMPVAFVDGHVKYYRGSFYETMMLMTQPNEIQ
- a CDS encoding phenylacetic acid degradation protein, translated to MFATRRHILALLTAAAFVCLNSWGARAEESAPVAAEDMLAQYVNAPDPTCRWEKGPAAWDDTGSLSDILLTSQTWRGITWKHLLRLAIPAEVKYPGWMLLYITGGSGEARPGRREGQDAEAIAIARAIEAPVAVLYRVPNQPLFDGMVEDEIISYTFQNYMMDADPTWPLLFPMTKSAARAMDALQQYAKREWQQEIHSFVVFGHSKRGWTTWLTAAADRGKRVKAIAPAVFDNLNIREQMPHQVELWGAYSEEIDDYSSKGLTELLDTPRGRMLVTSVDPYTFRANLTMPKLILNGSNDPYWATDALNYYWDDLVGPKYVLYAPNRGHGIMGSECVPNTLSAFFRTVAAGKAMPEISWTRQVEGDTVTLTIKAPQATGARAWAATADDLDFRPQTWRSTEMAGGNGVFTVTIARPADKNIAVFGEADFTADGRAFTLSTQNAILKK
- a CDS encoding RNA polymerase sigma factor, producing MGELASIWQNPLYYYVRRLARDEEDTLDIMQDTWVLVIRRFRQLRNPAAFPAWLFKIARNVAHSHTRKSRRQEIGAEDEPVPQRMQEESSDPLAEFTAEDVHRALGKLTMAHRDCLTLHFIEGFSLLEVSQIAGVPLGTVKSRLYHAKKCLRRALEEEVNRDE
- a CDS encoding metallophosphoesterase, with protein sequence MRILLRLAACAALLAACLGMAQGSLIDESLQALRAGPDPGDHFSFVVVADTHAGLTPDESVTLRANMREIALLRPELVLAAGDLIKGSAIDTLDREFAQAWSDSKLCGAPFFPVPGNHDTAGPETSALWEKLYGPLRYSFDRGNVHFVGLNTMEAGGLQSPAVLAWLEADLAAATAKHVVVFQHDPGWARDWPRWQPIHDILRQYPVRLVVAGHWHSYHKFDPVDGIHYLVIPAVNGITPQVTPAQMEEGRFSGYLLVNVRGDEISYAPIRAGSIYPPDVSLMRNTLERERLRRQAVQAPVIGYTFGRPVQRAIRVKISNPYPKPLASTLTWETEGKWQITPRSAKYLAPANGDTSLTFAVRAPADGVMYPTPVYSTEYLYGPDQAKKLLVRGRLELRPSFAVVKAARPVVVDGRLDEWRGVPGAPLRYASRISITEVDNLSAEVQWQWDESKLYLAVTVRDNVFYQPYTGDGVWQADCLEMTFDPAADGNAQGHRGDDSDFSMARVTDGCQAWVARSPDGFEGVAQDIPLAVERSGNYTLYEFAIPASRLGLTGLEAGKHVGHSLAVQDLDGNVPGKRHWWVELLPGVGGGSYPCPLFELVLK
- a CDS encoding GNAT family N-acetyltransferase — its product is MIEVRELGPEATGQIDLIPISFRVESVLDVEEIDGGLGGLLLRERKLDQPYVKDYDSDEDERPTRWAGRFDVSNWGFFFALSGDDPVGAATTAFRSPGVHMLEGAADLVVLWDIRMHPDWRRQGIGSKLFERVVDWGRRQGCRQLKIETQNINVPACRFYASRGCRLEAIIRRAYREPQVAHEAMLLWYLDL
- a CDS encoding nitroreductase family protein, whose amino-acid sequence is MTCAVGLILSAIAVAEELKPIELPKPRTEGGMPLMEALKARQTNRSFSPQKLPEQVLSDLLWAACGVNRPDVGKRTAPSAMNWQEVDVYVALADGVYLYDTKAHRLEPVLADDLRVMTGTQGFVKDVPVNLVYVADLARMKGASDRDKVFYSAADTGFIAQNVYLYCASEGLATVVRGLVNRPALKDAFNLRPDQEVILAQSVGYPKESE